One Algoriphagus sp. Y33 genomic window, CAAAACTGTGACCATTCCATCTACATATCCTAAGCCCAAGGATGTCTCAACAGCGTCTATTCCTTCAGGATTGAATTTATTATGATTCAGGATTTTCCCCTTATCATCCACTTCGAGATATTCATAATATACATCCGTAGTCAACAGATATTTGTCTTCATCAGGATCATAGTCGATCAACATCATTTCCCCGAGATAGTCGATCTCAACAGAATCAGTGATTTCCAGAGTAAAGTTTTTAGGAGTGGAGTTACTTTCGGTGCTTTTAGAACAGGAAAAAAGGCTGCAACCTACCCATGTGGAAATTGCCAGTGGGACTATGAAGCGTTTCATAAGGAAAACTTAGAGTTGAAAAATCTTAAAGTCAGCGGAGTACACTTTTCAAAATCATTCTTAAAAAACTACATATCAGACAAATATCCAACTAATTCCTATGCAGCTTAACCCATTTTAACAGAAGGGAATTACGTTTTTTTCTGCGCTATTCAGCGGGAACTATTTCTAAGGCATCAAAAAAACTTTAAAAAAGATTTCGATTTTGTCCAGATCCGAAAATTTGATTGTCATAGAGGTATAACAATCAAAATTCTAATATTATGGAAAAGCGAATTAATTTATTTGAAAAAGCAACAGATGGTCTTAAACCAATCTTTGCAATGGGAGCCTATTTGAAAAAATCAAGCATCGAAAAATCATTACAGGAGTTGGTGGTCTTTCGGGTTTCCCAAATCAATGGCTGTGCGTTTTGTCTGGATATGCATTCCAAGGATGCCCGGGCAGCGGGAGAAACTGAGCAGCGACTGTATGGTCTAAGTGCATGGAGAGAAACTCCTTATTACACAGATCGTGAAAGAGCTGCCTTGGCCTGGGCAGAAGCGATTACCGCAGCCAAAGTTAGTGATGAAGTCTACGCGAAAGTAAGTGGACATTTCACTGAAGAGGAATTGATTGATCTTACACTCATCGCTACTTCCATCAACACCTGGAACCGGTTGCAATCAGCTTTTCCCGTAAAACCAGGCTCTTATACAGTGGGCCAATTCGGTTGATTCAGTAACTTTAAAAAAAATGCTATGGAAGAGTTCTTATTGATATTCAGGAGAGATTTTGGTTCAAAAGAAAGTCAGCCATCTGCAGAAGGTTTACAAAATCATCTGAAGCAGTGGCAGGATTGGTTTGCAAAGTTATCCGCAGAAGACAAACTTTCCCGTCCGGTTCAGCGCTGGGACCGAGAAGGACGAGTTATAAAATCGAAGAATCAGATTCTCAATGGCCCTTATGTTGAGATCAAAGAAGCGATTGGAGGTATGATATTCATCAAAGCCTCCAGCTATGATGAAGCCGCCGAAATTGCCAATGGATGTCCGGTTTTGGAACTTGGCGGCAATGTGGAAATCAGAAAAGCAGTGACACCTGCAGATCATTAATTGTATTGGGGAAAGCGACTTTTAGTAATCGCTTTTCCCCTCTAATTTTATAGAAACTTTATTGTTTAGCCCCAAATCATGTCGGACAAAGAAGACTTACTCCCCCATATATTCCGAAATGAGTATCAGAAGATCGTCTCTGTCTTAATTAATCTTTTTGGAATAGCCCATGTGGAGGAGGCAGAAGATATTGTAAGTGATACTTTTCTATCAGCCACTGAGAACTGGAGCCATCATGGATTACCCGACAATCCTACGGCCTGGCTTTATACCGTGGCTAAAAACAAAACAAAAAATCATCTTAAACGAAGCCTGTTATTTGATTCAAAACTTTCCCCTCAACTAAAAAGGGATTCGCCCTTAAGTGAGGAAGTCGAGCTGGATCTATCTTATCAGAATATCACCGACAGCCAATTGGCAATGATATTCGCAGTCTGTAACCCCATCATCCCGCCTGCATCCCAGATTGCTTTAGCCCTAAATTTACTTTGTGGCTTTGGCGCACAGGAGATCGCCGATGCTTTTGTAACCAATGTAGAAGTTATCTATAAGCGCATTAAGCGGGCAAAAGAAACACTGAAAAAAGCTAATCTTCCGATCATCCAACCGAGTCTAGCAGAAATCTCCCAAAGATTAGAAACTGTCCTAACTACGCTTTATCTTTTATTTTCTGAAGGCTATTATTCTACTTCACAGCAGACCAATCTCAGAAAGGATCTATGTATGGAGGCTATGCGGTTGAATTATATGCTGATCCAAAATGCCGCTACCAATTCCCCAAAGGTAAATGCCCTGATGGCGCTGATGTGCTATCATTCTTCCCGATTTGACGCCCGCACCAATAACCTGGGAGAAAGTGTCTTATATCACGAGCAAGATGAAAGCCTTTGGAACCAAGAACTCATTGAACGTGGGAATTACTTTCTAAACAATGCTGCTAACGGAACCCATCTTTCGAAATATCATCTGGAAGCAGACATAGCAGCCTGTCACACCCTTAAAAGGGATACTCCGGCCAAATGGCAACAAATCTTGCAAAGCTATGATCATCTGCTGCATCTGGAATATTCTCCGATAGCAGCCCTCAATAGAGTCTATGCGGTCTCCAAAGTATCAGGCGCAAAAAGTGCGATTAAAGAAGCAGAAAAACTAGACCTTAAAGACGATCAATTCTATTATTCG contains:
- a CDS encoding carboxymuconolactone decarboxylase family protein, with amino-acid sequence MEKRINLFEKATDGLKPIFAMGAYLKKSSIEKSLQELVVFRVSQINGCAFCLDMHSKDARAAGETEQRLYGLSAWRETPYYTDRERAALAWAEAITAAKVSDEVYAKVSGHFTEEELIDLTLIATSINTWNRLQSAFPVKPGSYTVGQFG
- a CDS encoding YciI family protein — protein: MEEFLLIFRRDFGSKESQPSAEGLQNHLKQWQDWFAKLSAEDKLSRPVQRWDREGRVIKSKNQILNGPYVEIKEAIGGMIFIKASSYDEAAEIANGCPVLELGGNVEIRKAVTPADH
- a CDS encoding RNA polymerase sigma factor, with the translated sequence MSDKEDLLPHIFRNEYQKIVSVLINLFGIAHVEEAEDIVSDTFLSATENWSHHGLPDNPTAWLYTVAKNKTKNHLKRSLLFDSKLSPQLKRDSPLSEEVELDLSYQNITDSQLAMIFAVCNPIIPPASQIALALNLLCGFGAQEIADAFVTNVEVIYKRIKRAKETLKKANLPIIQPSLAEISQRLETVLTTLYLLFSEGYYSTSQQTNLRKDLCMEAMRLNYMLIQNAATNSPKVNALMALMCYHSSRFDARTNNLGESVLYHEQDESLWNQELIERGNYFLNNAANGTHLSKYHLEADIAACHTLKRDTPAKWQQILQSYDHLLHLEYSPIAALNRVYAVSKVSGAKSAIKEAEKLDLKDDQFYYSLLGKLYSDVDAELALSHYQTALELAHNPSDKSLIKRNMWMLKNQED